The Nostoc sp. 'Peltigera membranacea cyanobiont' N6 genome contains the following window.
AACAGTTAATACAAAGAGGGGATTACGTTGAGTCAAAATCCAGATGCCATAGCCCCGCACGGCGGACAGTTGGTTAACCGTATCGCCACACCAGAACAAAGAGCAGAGTTTCTCTCAAAAGCTGACTTTTTGCCGCGAGTGCAACTTGACGATCGCGCCGTTTCTGATGTAGAAATGATTGCGATCGGTGCTTTTAGTCCACTCACGGGTTTTATGAACCAGGAAGACTACGATCGCACTGTTACAGAAATGCGACTAGCTAACGGTCTTGTATGGTCAATCCCGATTACACTATCGGTCAGCGAAGAAGTAGCTTCACCGTTGCAAGAAGGTAGCTTAATCCGTCTGGATAACTCCAGAGGTGAATTTATTGCGGTTTTGCAACTCACCCAAAAATATAACTACGACAAAACCCGCGAAGCCATAAAAGTCTACCGCACTGATGATGTCAAACATCCAGGCGTACACGTACTCTATAACCAAGGTATTGTACATCTGGCGGGTGATATTTGGCTGCTACAGCGCGAACCTCATCCCCAGTTTCCCACTTATCAAATCGATCCGGCTGCCTCGCGGCAACTATTTAAAGACAAGGGTTGGAAAACCATAGTTGGTTTTCAAACTCGCAACCCCATCCATCGCGCCCATGAATATATTCAAAAGTGCGCTTTAGAAATTGTTGATGGTCTATTTTTGCACCCATTAGTCGGGGCAACAAAAGAAGATGATATCGCCGCCGATGTGCGGATGCGTTGCTATGAAATTTTGCTGGAACACTACTACCCCTTAGACCGGGTAACTTTGGCAATCAATCCCGCCGCAATGCGTTATGCTGGGCCTCGTGAGGCTATATTCCATGCTTTAGTCCGCAAAAACTATGGCTGTACTCACTTTATCGTCGGACGGGATCATGCTGGCGTTGGTGACTATTATGGCACTTACGATGCTCAGTATATCTTTGATGAATTTGCGCCAAGTGAATTGGGCATTGTGCCAATGAAATTTGAACACGCTTTCTACTGTATGCGTACTAAGCAGATGGCAACATCTAAAACTAGTCCCAGCAGGCCAGAAGAACGCATCCACCTGTCGGGAACAAAAGTCCGGGAAATGCTGCGGCGCGGTGAGTTACCTCCCCCAGAATTTTCCCGTCCAGAGGTAGCGGCTGAGTTGGCGCGGGCAATGCAGATAGAAGTACCCGCATAATTCGTAATTCGTAATTCGTAATTAAGATCCCACTAGCTACCAGAAATTATGAATTATGAATTAAAAATTATTTGATCGACAAACAAACAGTATCTACTGTAACTTTACAATACAGAGTTCAGCCCTGTAAGCTGCTAGCTAATGGGCTTAGGGCTGATAGCTAACTATGAAAAGGCGCAGATTTTTACACAGAATTGGCTCAATACTCGCGGTATTGGGGGTAACTGAAACTGAGTGGTTGACTTTAGGAAATCGCTATTATCAAGCTTTGGCACAACCGAGTCCGCGCAAGTTGGCATTATTGATAGGTATTAACAAATACCCAAAAATTCCAGCCCTCAGTGGTTGTCTAACGGATGTGGAACTGCAAAAAGAGCTTTTGATTCACCGCTTTGGTTTTCAAGGGTCAGATATTTTAACCTTAACTGAGGAACAAGCTAGTAGGGAATTCATTGAGGCGGCTTTTTTAGATCATCTGGGCAAACAAGCTAAATCTGGCGATCTAGTCGTTTTTCACTTTAGCGGTTATGGCAGTCGTGTTAAATTGGAAACATCGCCAGATATAATCCCAAATGCTCTGGTGACAGCTAATGTGAGTCAGGAATCACAAGACGAGAAAATAGTCAACTATATATTAGAAGAAACTCTACTGCTATTATTGCGATCGCTCTCTACAGACCAAGTAACAGCAGTATTGGATACTAGCTATGATGCTCCTAGCAAAGTAATAGGACTAAAAACTCGCACCCTTCAGGATTCGGGAGCAAAGCTAGCAGCAGGGGAACTCGACTTTCTCCAACAACTTAAAACTCAGAAGTTATCCAGCACTCCGATTGTTTTAGCAGCTACCTCACAAGCAAAGCAGCCAGCAAGGGAAGGGCTATTTTCTGGATTTAGTGCGGGATTATTTACCTATGCCTTGACGCAGTATTTGTGGGAATTCACCCCAGCCACCAAAATTCAAGTTGCTCTCTCCCACGTAGAAAATTCTCTATCCAAATTGGGTAGTAAACAGCAACCAGCATTATTAAGTAGTCAGAAAAATTCAGATGTAACGTCTCTACTACCAGAGGGTACGATTGGTGCAGAAGGTGCGGTGAGTGATATTCAAGAAGACGGCAAAACAGTCAATCTGTGGTTAGCCGGTTTACCTCCACAAGTGCTGCTATACTATGGAGTTAATTCTCGATTCACCCTAGAAACAACAGAGCAATTAATATTGCGATCGCGGAATGGGTTAACAGCAAAAGCGCAAATTTCCCAAATTAAAGGTGCAAATTCCCTACAAATCGGGCAACTCGTCCAAGAAGCAGTTCGAGTTTTACCCCGAAATATTAATTTAATAATTGCTTTGGATACTGGATTGGAAAGAATTGAGCGGGTAGATGCCACAAGTGCCTTTGCCGCGTTTCCCCGTGTTTCCATTGTAGTAGCAGGAGAAAAACCTGCTGATTATATATTTGGTAAGCTACAGGAAATTCCTAGTCGTTATGGTCTATTTTCTCTTGGTGGCGAACTAATTCCCAATACCACGGGAGAAGTTGGAGAAGCAGTAAAATTAACAGTGCAAAAGTTAGCGCCAAAATTATCAACCTTGCTAGCAGCCAAGTTATGGCGACTCACAGAAAATCAAGGCTCTTCCCGCTTGGCTCTCAAGGCAACTTTAGAAATAATTAGTGGTATATCGCCTCGCGTCGTCATGCAACGCGAAACAGTCCGAGGTTTAAAAACTGAAACTTCGATTAAAAAATCACTCTCCACTCCCATTGTGCCTATCGGTAGTCGAATGCAATATCGAGTGGAAAACCAGAGCGATCGCCCAGTATATTTAATCTTGCTGGGATTAAACAATAATCATACAGCAGTTACCTTCTACTCTTGGGAAACCCCCCAGGAATCAAACACTGCGGACACTAAGCCCATCTTGAAAGAAGTCGTCATCGCCCCAGGTGAAACCCTCACCCTACCCCAAGTTAATGCTGCTTCCCAATGGGTGATTTCAGAGCCAGTTTCTGAGTGCGAACAACAACTGATTTTTAGTCCTGTCTCCTTTAGCGGAACTCTCACCGCCTTGAACACCGCTAAGTATTCCGCATCTGAACAACGGCCGATTGGCCCATTGTTGAATTCCTTAGATGTTGCACAAGCCTTGCTGCAAGACTTGCATAACGCCAGCGCCCTCAAAACGGAGATGAACAGTACAGAGGCCGACTCATATATCTGGGATGTGAATCATTGGGCAAGTCTTAGCTTTAGTTTTCAAGTAGTGGAAACAACGAGATAATCCAAAATACCCTTAGTTTAGGGAGAATCAAGGCTTGTCCTAAATCATTTGTGACACTTTGCGGTATCTAAAACCCCAACTTCTTCGAGAAGTCGGGGTTCTAACTTTTCAGGAATGATTTAGGATTGCTATATATGCCAGAAATAAG
Protein-coding sequences here:
- a CDS encoding caspase family protein; its protein translation is MKRRRFLHRIGSILAVLGVTETEWLTLGNRYYQALAQPSPRKLALLIGINKYPKIPALSGCLTDVELQKELLIHRFGFQGSDILTLTEEQASREFIEAAFLDHLGKQAKSGDLVVFHFSGYGSRVKLETSPDIIPNALVTANVSQESQDEKIVNYILEETLLLLLRSLSTDQVTAVLDTSYDAPSKVIGLKTRTLQDSGAKLAAGELDFLQQLKTQKLSSTPIVLAATSQAKQPAREGLFSGFSAGLFTYALTQYLWEFTPATKIQVALSHVENSLSKLGSKQQPALLSSQKNSDVTSLLPEGTIGAEGAVSDIQEDGKTVNLWLAGLPPQVLLYYGVNSRFTLETTEQLILRSRNGLTAKAQISQIKGANSLQIGQLVQEAVRVLPRNINLIIALDTGLERIERVDATSAFAAFPRVSIVVAGEKPADYIFGKLQEIPSRYGLFSLGGELIPNTTGEVGEAVKLTVQKLAPKLSTLLAAKLWRLTENQGSSRLALKATLEIISGISPRVVMQRETVRGLKTETSIKKSLSTPIVPIGSRMQYRVENQSDRPVYLILLGLNNNHTAVTFYSWETPQESNTADTKPILKEVVIAPGETLTLPQVNAASQWVISEPVSECEQQLIFSPVSFSGTLTALNTAKYSASEQRPIGPLLNSLDVAQALLQDLHNASALKTEMNSTEADSYIWDVNHWASLSFSFQVVETTR
- the sat gene encoding sulfate adenylyltransferase: MSQNPDAIAPHGGQLVNRIATPEQRAEFLSKADFLPRVQLDDRAVSDVEMIAIGAFSPLTGFMNQEDYDRTVTEMRLANGLVWSIPITLSVSEEVASPLQEGSLIRLDNSRGEFIAVLQLTQKYNYDKTREAIKVYRTDDVKHPGVHVLYNQGIVHLAGDIWLLQREPHPQFPTYQIDPAASRQLFKDKGWKTIVGFQTRNPIHRAHEYIQKCALEIVDGLFLHPLVGATKEDDIAADVRMRCYEILLEHYYPLDRVTLAINPAAMRYAGPREAIFHALVRKNYGCTHFIVGRDHAGVGDYYGTYDAQYIFDEFAPSELGIVPMKFEHAFYCMRTKQMATSKTSPSRPEERIHLSGTKVREMLRRGELPPPEFSRPEVAAELARAMQIEVPA